Proteins encoded within one genomic window of Rubritalea squalenifaciens DSM 18772:
- a CDS encoding PEP-CTERM sorting domain-containing protein (PEP-CTERM proteins occur, often in large numbers, in the proteomes of bacteria that also encode an exosortase, a predicted intramembrane cysteine proteinase. The presence of a PEP-CTERM domain at a protein's C-terminus predicts cleavage within the sorting domain, followed by covalent anchoring to some some component of the (usually Gram-negative) cell surface. Many PEP-CTERM proteins exhibit an unusual sequence composition that includes large numbers of potential glycosylation sites. Expression of one such protein has been shown restore the ability of a bacterium to form floc, a type of biofilm.) produces MTPQKRLLGAASLCVLGVLGSNASQAAILNLTDETGSLSDNTPTSFLEVYDTQADDYFDVRGGGINDAYFISGDLNSGSGSFRQLYKVSGGLQESGYNRDGIMDSSVSNGFNPLIRKSDLVTTLNGQFYIFALDVNEPGSSQLLSLDDFRIYTRSGSDPNPLPDNEADLDQLGILRYNLDTGEDSTILIDAGIVGSGGGASDLLAFVPVLSLEAAADDDYIYLYSAFGGYDPDGTDAWVNDSGFEEWSVPEDASERPNVEPLEEPIPEPSTSLLLTVAAAALAMRRKR; encoded by the coding sequence ATGACCCCCCAAAAACGCCTACTTGGCGCAGCGAGTTTGTGTGTACTCGGTGTGCTCGGAAGCAATGCCTCACAAGCAGCCATTCTTAACTTAACAGACGAGACTGGTTCCTTATCTGACAACACACCCACCTCATTTCTGGAAGTTTACGATACTCAAGCAGACGACTACTTTGATGTAAGAGGTGGCGGTATCAATGATGCCTACTTCATCTCAGGAGATCTCAACTCTGGAAGTGGTTCTTTCCGTCAGCTTTACAAAGTTAGCGGAGGCCTACAGGAGAGCGGATACAACCGTGATGGAATCATGGACTCAAGTGTATCCAATGGCTTCAATCCATTGATCAGAAAATCCGATCTGGTCACCACCTTGAATGGCCAATTCTACATTTTTGCACTGGATGTTAATGAGCCTGGAAGCAGTCAACTCCTCTCGCTGGATGATTTTCGGATCTATACCCGCAGCGGCTCCGATCCGAATCCACTACCAGACAACGAAGCTGACCTCGATCAGCTAGGCATTCTCCGCTACAATCTGGATACTGGAGAAGACAGCACGATACTTATCGATGCCGGCATCGTCGGTAGCGGAGGCGGAGCTTCTGACTTGTTAGCCTTTGTGCCCGTACTGAGTCTAGAAGCAGCAGCAGATGATGATTACATCTACCTCTACTCCGCCTTTGGTGGATACGACCCAGACGGTACTGATGCATGGGTCAATGACAGCGGCTTCGAAGAATGGAGCGTTCCAGAAGACGCCTCGGAGCGCCCTAACGTCGAGCCACTCGAGGAGCCAATTCCTGAGCCTAGTACGTCACTTCTTCTCACCGTAGCTGCCGCTGCGTTAGCGATGAGAAGAAAGCGCTAG
- a CDS encoding 7-carboxy-7-deazaguanine synthase QueE, with product MLRLTEGGFQGIGDVTYFEKTYLPSALHEGTTEVITRSMSCTLKLAVLNGQPEIFHTLQGEGVSMGVPSIFIRSSLCNLHCTWCDTDYTWNWEGTPWTHENDALPGYKKFSKADYIQEVSIEEVANILSHYPCKNVILTGGEPLLQQAGWEDLITHLRNIDPDYRFEVETNGTQLPNSFLQEAIDQWNVSPKLSNSGNAENLRLNEASLAYFASSPKAWFKFVVQNEQDLEEIQEIEKRFSIPRSRILLMPEGRDEETLNQRRLWLADLCRDHGYRFSDRLHIQLWGSKRGV from the coding sequence TTGCTTCGCCTGACAGAAGGTGGATTCCAAGGCATTGGAGATGTAACCTACTTCGAAAAAACTTATCTTCCCTCAGCCTTGCACGAAGGAACGACTGAGGTCATAACTAGAAGCATGTCCTGCACGCTCAAACTCGCAGTCCTCAATGGACAACCTGAAATCTTTCACACCCTCCAAGGCGAGGGAGTGAGCATGGGCGTACCATCCATTTTCATCCGCTCCTCATTGTGTAACTTACACTGTACTTGGTGCGACACTGACTACACTTGGAATTGGGAAGGAACACCTTGGACACACGAGAACGATGCCCTGCCCGGATACAAAAAATTCAGCAAGGCTGATTACATCCAAGAAGTGAGCATAGAGGAGGTGGCAAACATTCTCAGCCACTATCCGTGTAAAAACGTGATTCTTACAGGTGGAGAACCCCTCCTTCAACAAGCCGGCTGGGAAGACTTGATCACTCATCTGAGGAACATCGATCCCGACTACCGTTTTGAGGTCGAAACCAATGGCACCCAGTTACCAAATTCCTTCCTCCAGGAAGCTATCGACCAATGGAACGTTTCTCCAAAACTTTCCAACTCTGGCAACGCAGAGAACCTTCGTCTCAACGAAGCATCTCTCGCCTACTTTGCCAGCTCTCCCAAAGCCTGGTTCAAATTTGTGGTACAGAATGAGCAAGACCTTGAAGAGATTCAGGAGATCGAAAAGAGATTCTCTATTCCCAGATCCAGGATCCTCCTCATGCCAGAAGGCCGCGATGAAGAGACCCTCAATCAGCGTCGTCTATGGCTTGCTGATTTATGCAGAGATCACGGATATCGATTCTCTGACAGGCTTCATATTCAACTTTGGGGTAGTAAAAGAGGGGTCTAA
- the kbl gene encoding glycine C-acetyltransferase: MYPDTFKQHLESTLDEIKEAGLFKSERYITSTQNSTVTLKDGREVINMCANNYLGLADHPRVVKAASEAAEKWGFGMASVRFICGTQTLHRQLEEKISEYLGTEDTILYPSCFDANGGLFEVLLTAEDAVISDSLNHASIIDGVRLCKAKRFRYANNNMEDLEAKLKEADEAGARFKLITTDGVFSMDGIICDLDKVYALAEKYNAIVHHDDCHATGFLGERGRGTHEHCGLFGKIDITTGTLGKALGGASGGYTSGKKEIIDLLRQRSRPYLFSNSIAPVIAAASLEVFDMLTETNEYADKVKENTKYFRDNMASTGFTIAGKDHPISPVMLGDAALSQKFSEKLLDYGVFAIGFFYPVVPHNTARIRTQISAAHTKEQLDRGIEAFIKAGKDLSVI; the protein is encoded by the coding sequence ATGTATCCGGATACATTCAAACAGCACCTGGAGTCCACTCTTGATGAAATCAAAGAAGCTGGCCTCTTTAAAAGCGAGCGCTACATCACTTCTACTCAAAATTCTACGGTCACCCTCAAGGACGGCCGTGAGGTCATCAACATGTGCGCCAATAATTACCTGGGACTCGCCGACCACCCACGCGTAGTCAAGGCCGCCTCCGAAGCAGCCGAAAAATGGGGCTTTGGCATGGCTTCTGTACGCTTCATCTGTGGCACCCAGACTTTGCACCGTCAGCTTGAAGAAAAAATCTCCGAATACCTCGGCACTGAGGACACGATCCTCTACCCGTCTTGCTTTGACGCCAATGGTGGTCTTTTCGAAGTTCTCCTCACCGCGGAAGACGCAGTAATCTCCGACTCACTGAACCACGCTTCCATCATTGATGGCGTTCGCCTCTGTAAAGCCAAGCGCTTCCGCTACGCGAACAACAACATGGAAGACTTGGAAGCCAAGCTTAAGGAAGCTGACGAGGCTGGAGCTCGCTTCAAACTGATCACCACAGACGGTGTCTTCTCCATGGACGGCATCATCTGTGATCTGGACAAGGTTTACGCACTTGCTGAAAAGTACAATGCCATCGTGCATCACGATGACTGTCACGCTACCGGTTTCCTCGGAGAACGTGGCCGTGGTACTCACGAGCATTGCGGCCTATTCGGTAAGATCGACATCACCACAGGCACACTCGGCAAGGCTCTTGGCGGTGCTTCTGGTGGATACACCTCAGGCAAGAAAGAAATCATCGACCTTCTTCGCCAGCGTTCACGCCCGTACCTCTTCTCAAACTCCATCGCTCCAGTCATCGCAGCAGCTTCACTAGAAGTCTTCGACATGCTCACTGAAACCAACGAGTACGCTGACAAGGTGAAAGAGAACACCAAGTACTTCCGTGACAACATGGCCTCCACAGGCTTCACCATCGCGGGTAAAGACCACCCGATCTCTCCAGTCATGCTTGGCGACGCAGCTCTCTCCCAGAAGTTCTCCGAGAAGCTTCTCGATTACGGCGTCTTTGCGATTGGTTTCTTCTACCCTGTTGTCCCGCACAACACGGCTCGTATCCGTACCCAAATCTCCGCAGCTCACACCAAAGAGCAGCTCGACAGGGGTATCGAGGCCTTCATCAAGGCCGGCAAGGATCTCAGCGTCATCTGA
- a CDS encoding C39 family peptidase — protein sequence MNKFISLLSVSLVLACQTTPILAQSKEKKPKEEEAKKTVDMGQILLTDELWQMKISDFKEKFADYGFEWMSANEDRLRSEGKNIQTFGEKSGEVLVYSDAEDFLKGFTIMVYNKGDDGNIALSEFNKAFDTYAEHVTTNTGDKAEDKSKRGTVRTKKLFWKKDKTAFQLEKSVNASSGEPEFIRLRVASLSSARDGGSTANRSALKSNVVEDEETGDVYIANIPMVDQGKKGYCACATAARIYQYYGRQTDQHEMAQIAGASAEMGTRLNEMVEALKRVTGKLNSRVIVLYEYPKGLADLPTKKDGDDYNAYMRAFRKLEIGLNEIVRDVNNYQRLAKKKGGKSVKGGDNYDKVDRDSLVNMDAFYSKCDGEIFREVMMDKSSYKRFMSKIKEYIDQGIPVGWCLQLGLFPEPDLPQARGGHMRLIIGYNEAKNELIYSDSWGHGHGKKSMDSGKAFCMTMGLLVMPPTR from the coding sequence ATGAATAAGTTTATTAGTTTATTATCAGTAAGTCTCGTCCTTGCTTGTCAAACCACCCCTATTCTCGCCCAATCCAAAGAAAAAAAGCCTAAGGAAGAAGAGGCTAAGAAAACAGTAGATATGGGCCAAATTCTCTTAACCGATGAATTGTGGCAAATGAAAATCAGCGATTTTAAAGAAAAGTTCGCTGACTACGGTTTTGAATGGATGAGCGCAAACGAAGACCGTCTCCGCAGCGAAGGTAAGAATATTCAGACCTTTGGTGAAAAGTCCGGTGAAGTGCTAGTCTACTCTGATGCTGAGGATTTCCTCAAAGGCTTCACGATTATGGTCTACAACAAGGGCGACGATGGTAACATCGCTCTCTCTGAGTTCAACAAAGCTTTCGACACCTATGCCGAGCATGTCACTACAAATACAGGAGACAAAGCCGAGGATAAGAGTAAAAGAGGCACTGTCCGCACCAAGAAGCTTTTCTGGAAGAAGGATAAAACGGCATTCCAGCTTGAAAAATCCGTTAATGCCAGCAGTGGCGAACCTGAATTTATTCGACTCAGAGTAGCCTCACTTTCCTCTGCTAGGGATGGAGGTTCTACCGCCAACCGCAGTGCCCTGAAAAGTAATGTGGTTGAAGATGAAGAGACTGGTGATGTCTACATCGCCAACATCCCCATGGTCGACCAAGGTAAGAAGGGCTATTGCGCCTGTGCCACAGCAGCTCGCATCTACCAATATTACGGCCGCCAAACTGACCAACATGAGATGGCTCAGATCGCAGGAGCTTCAGCAGAGATGGGCACTAGACTCAATGAAATGGTCGAAGCTCTCAAGCGCGTGACAGGCAAATTAAATTCCCGCGTGATCGTCCTTTACGAATATCCTAAAGGCCTCGCCGATCTCCCTACCAAGAAAGATGGAGACGACTACAATGCCTACATGCGCGCCTTCCGTAAACTGGAAATTGGTTTGAACGAAATCGTCCGCGACGTGAACAATTATCAAAGACTGGCCAAGAAAAAAGGTGGCAAGTCTGTCAAGGGTGGTGATAACTACGACAAAGTGGATAGAGATTCCCTCGTCAATATGGACGCATTCTACTCCAAATGTGATGGTGAAATCTTCCGTGAAGTGATGATGGATAAGTCTAGCTACAAACGCTTCATGAGCAAGATCAAGGAATACATCGACCAAGGTATCCCAGTGGGCTGGTGTTTGCAGCTTGGTCTATTCCCAGAGCCAGACCTCCCTCAAGCCCGTGGGGGCCATATGCGACTGATCATCGGCTACAATGAGGCAAAAAATGAACTGATCTACTCAGACTCTTGGGGTCACGGCCATGGCAAGAAAAGCATGGATTCAGGGAAAGCTTTCTGCATGACAATGGGCCTTCTGGTGATGCCTCCTACCCGCTAG
- a CDS encoding HAD family hydrolase: MTYLFDIGNVLLSFDFQPALKALAGRSPDPQAIQKILEVKDDFESGKIPANEYIQWATQLLDSSASQEEFMAAWNSIFTPIPGTWDLAAELKEQGHRLILYSNINPIHAPYCLETYPVFELFDHAVFSHEIGAIKPHDDFFTHSFEKFSILPEDTIYIDDMEANIQAGIRHGLQSFQYDQHDHTALLDWLSAIS, encoded by the coding sequence ATGACTTATTTATTCGACATCGGAAACGTCCTTCTCTCCTTCGACTTCCAGCCCGCATTGAAAGCCTTGGCCGGTCGATCTCCCGACCCGCAGGCAATCCAAAAAATCCTTGAGGTAAAAGACGATTTCGAATCCGGGAAAATCCCCGCAAACGAGTACATCCAGTGGGCTACTCAACTCTTGGACTCCTCTGCATCTCAAGAGGAGTTCATGGCCGCCTGGAACTCTATTTTCACCCCCATCCCAGGTACTTGGGACCTGGCGGCTGAACTTAAAGAACAAGGCCACCGCTTGATTCTCTATTCGAATATCAATCCGATCCATGCGCCTTATTGCCTAGAAACTTATCCGGTCTTTGAACTCTTCGACCATGCTGTTTTCTCCCATGAAATCGGTGCAATCAAACCCCATGATGACTTTTTCACCCATTCATTCGAAAAATTTTCCATCCTCCCTGAGGATACCATTTATATAGATGATATGGAGGCAAATATCCAAGCTGGCATAAGACATGGCTTGCAAAGCTTCCAGTATGACCAGCACGATCATACAGCACTTCTTGACTGGTTAAGCGCAATAAGTTAA
- a CDS encoding MGDG synthase family glycosyltransferase produces the protein MSEPYQPRIIITTAGFGEGHNSAANNLASALESEAEVEVVDPCDRGSPNLNQQLRRFYRFVTTHTPKLWSRIYKSTERHDFSKERFPLMRKPENILHDLLFSFSPDAIISTYPLYPYFLDRSFRRGASKVPVFTVITDSIEINAAWSKAPTDFWLVTDDLTKKKLVAKGLPAEKIIVTGFAVHPRFQTLTPLTSQVSCTPFKVLYFPTSKKPTVRKHLRAILDVPGNQTQVTVVLGRNVRKLYERAREIQEQYPGRVQIKGWTRKVPELLSSHHLTIGKAGGATVHEAIAAQCPMLISHLVPGQEQGNLDLLHDIGAGQLCDTEEQMTSAITQMLANDAREWRTMKDNLAASAMPCGSATAAQFILKQIRSES, from the coding sequence GTGTCAGAGCCCTACCAGCCTAGAATAATCATTACAACCGCCGGGTTTGGCGAGGGTCACAACAGTGCGGCCAACAATCTGGCTTCAGCACTAGAGTCAGAGGCAGAGGTCGAAGTGGTAGATCCATGTGACCGTGGCTCGCCAAACTTGAACCAGCAGTTAAGGAGATTTTATCGCTTCGTAACCACGCACACCCCCAAACTTTGGTCTCGCATCTATAAGTCTACGGAGCGACACGACTTTTCCAAAGAACGTTTCCCACTGATGCGTAAGCCGGAGAATATCCTCCATGACTTGCTCTTCAGCTTTTCCCCGGATGCGATCATTAGCACCTATCCACTCTATCCCTATTTCCTCGACCGTTCCTTCAGACGCGGAGCAAGCAAAGTCCCCGTCTTTACCGTGATAACAGACTCGATAGAAATCAATGCAGCCTGGAGCAAAGCACCCACTGACTTCTGGCTGGTGACGGATGATTTGACCAAGAAAAAGCTCGTCGCCAAAGGGCTGCCGGCAGAGAAAATCATCGTCACAGGCTTTGCTGTGCACCCCCGTTTTCAGACCCTGACGCCGCTAACATCCCAAGTATCATGCACACCATTTAAGGTGCTCTACTTCCCCACCTCAAAAAAGCCGACCGTCCGCAAGCATCTCAGAGCGATTCTAGACGTTCCCGGCAATCAAACCCAAGTGACTGTCGTCCTGGGCCGAAACGTCAGAAAACTCTACGAACGAGCCAGAGAAATCCAGGAGCAATACCCTGGCCGCGTTCAAATCAAAGGCTGGACCCGCAAAGTCCCGGAATTACTCTCCAGCCATCATCTCACCATCGGTAAAGCTGGTGGAGCTACAGTCCATGAAGCCATCGCTGCCCAGTGCCCGATGCTGATCAGCCACCTAGTCCCCGGTCAGGAGCAGGGTAACTTGGATCTCCTGCATGATATCGGAGCGGGCCAACTCTGTGATACCGAAGAGCAGATGACCTCTGCCATCACTCAGATGTTAGCAAACGACGCCCGCGAGTGGAGAACAATGAAAGACAACCTAGCAGCATCGGCCATGCCTTGCGGTTCAGCCACCGCAGCCCAGTTTATCCTGAAACAGATCAGATCTGAGTCATGA
- a CDS encoding transcription elongation factor GreAB yields MSETKQQLVDQILKTLEKDREALYRAAAETHSSSTDAESKQEGKYDTRGLEASYLAEAQAEQLGLLNEQITKLGQLQIGDMEDQPVQAGALVLFSTDEEEYAYFILPAGGGQSVQYHGIDFTVITPSSPIASELLGLEVGAFADVPKIGNGFISEIW; encoded by the coding sequence ATGAGCGAGACCAAACAACAACTTGTCGACCAGATCCTCAAGACCCTGGAAAAGGATCGAGAGGCCCTATACCGTGCTGCCGCAGAGACTCACTCCAGCTCTACTGATGCTGAGAGTAAGCAGGAAGGCAAGTACGACACTCGCGGACTAGAAGCCTCTTACCTAGCTGAGGCTCAGGCTGAGCAGCTTGGACTTCTCAACGAGCAAATCACGAAACTCGGCCAGCTCCAGATCGGAGACATGGAGGACCAGCCAGTCCAAGCCGGTGCTTTGGTGCTCTTCAGCACTGACGAGGAAGAATATGCCTACTTCATCCTACCAGCGGGCGGCGGACAATCCGTACAATACCACGGCATCGATTTTACCGTGATCACCCCCAGCTCACCCATTGCTTCTGAACTACTCGGTTTAGAGGTGGGAGCATTTGCCGACGTACCCAAAATAGGTAACGGGTTTATTTCTGAGATTTGGTAG
- a CDS encoding SOUL family heme-binding protein: protein MKRVTKWIVSGMGLLGLTLFATMTASAIEKPEFEQLVKDGKMEVRKYAKIHIVSTSMEQEGQRNSAFRKLANYIGKGNEKQQKIKMTAPVIVDHSQKKDKADGAKVTMSFVVPKKVVEAGIPEPTDPDVKLSVIEGGKYAVTSFMNSNSEKARQEAITELRAWIKEKGYKEKGEPSFAFYNPPWIPQALRTNEVWIEID, encoded by the coding sequence ATGAAACGTGTCACGAAATGGATTGTGTCTGGCATGGGCCTGCTTGGTCTAACCCTTTTTGCTACCATGACTGCGAGTGCCATAGAAAAGCCCGAGTTTGAACAGCTTGTCAAAGACGGGAAAATGGAAGTGAGGAAGTATGCCAAGATCCACATCGTCTCCACGTCGATGGAGCAGGAGGGGCAGAGGAACTCAGCCTTTCGCAAGCTGGCCAATTATATCGGCAAAGGAAACGAGAAACAGCAGAAGATCAAAATGACGGCTCCCGTTATCGTCGATCACTCGCAGAAGAAAGACAAAGCTGATGGAGCAAAAGTGACGATGAGTTTCGTAGTTCCCAAGAAAGTGGTCGAAGCCGGTATACCAGAGCCTACAGATCCAGACGTGAAGCTCTCAGTCATTGAAGGCGGAAAGTATGCGGTCACCAGCTTCATGAACTCCAATTCTGAAAAGGCCCGTCAAGAAGCCATCACAGAGTTACGCGCATGGATCAAGGAGAAGGGATACAAAGAGAAGGGAGAACCCAGCTTTGCTTTCTACAATCCACCTTGGATTCCCCAAGCTCTTCGGACCAATGAGGTCTGGATCGAAATTGATTAG
- a CDS encoding DEAD/DEAH box helicase, which yields MSFNLLHERIQKAVADTGYSKPTPIQERAIPRVLKGADVIGIAQTGTGKTAAFTLPLLSNLVERTEAKEERCTRVLIIAPTRELVSQIHDNVRAYAKYTNLRTAAIHGGISDKGQIEKLNSGVDIIIATPGRLLDLTESGHGNFSQIEALVLDEADRMLDMGFIPDIRTICKRLPKSRQTLLFSATFSPQIEALTKEFLNSPSLVEVDRRANPAETITQSIYEVFEHQKFELLAHLLESSHHFYAVMVFARTREGCEELATALRAAKISAEAIHGDKKQGQRRKALRDFKEGKIRVLVATDVAARGIDIEGVTHVINYDFPEHSEDYIHRIGRTGRAEAEGEAITFTTPANQLALRKLEKLIRVTLPRKKAPGFAYDKEPIQEEAPARKPEKKEKKDYFGPSKFSQKNKPQQRGGKAKPGRRKPAAKKSAPRRKKR from the coding sequence ATGTCCTTCAATCTACTTCACGAGCGCATTCAGAAAGCAGTCGCCGACACCGGCTACAGCAAGCCTACTCCTATCCAGGAGCGCGCCATCCCTCGCGTTCTCAAAGGAGCAGACGTGATCGGCATTGCACAGACAGGCACGGGTAAGACTGCCGCCTTCACCCTTCCACTACTTTCCAATCTCGTAGAACGTACCGAGGCCAAAGAAGAGCGCTGTACCCGCGTACTCATCATCGCCCCTACCCGCGAATTAGTCTCCCAGATCCACGACAACGTCCGCGCTTACGCGAAGTACACCAATCTCCGCACCGCAGCCATCCACGGAGGAATCAGCGATAAGGGACAGATTGAAAAGCTGAACTCCGGCGTGGATATTATCATCGCCACCCCTGGCCGTCTGCTGGACCTCACCGAGTCAGGCCATGGAAACTTTTCTCAGATTGAAGCTCTCGTTCTAGACGAAGCAGACCGCATGCTAGACATGGGCTTCATCCCGGACATCCGCACCATCTGCAAGCGCCTGCCGAAGTCCCGCCAGACGCTTCTCTTCTCCGCCACCTTCTCCCCGCAGATCGAGGCACTGACCAAGGAGTTCCTCAACTCCCCCTCACTGGTGGAAGTAGACCGCCGTGCCAACCCTGCGGAAACTATCACCCAGTCCATTTACGAAGTCTTCGAGCACCAGAAATTCGAATTGCTAGCGCACCTGCTGGAAAGCTCCCACCACTTCTACGCCGTCATGGTCTTCGCCCGCACCCGCGAGGGCTGTGAAGAGCTGGCTACTGCACTGCGTGCCGCCAAGATCTCTGCCGAGGCGATCCACGGGGACAAGAAGCAAGGTCAGCGACGCAAGGCCCTCCGTGACTTCAAAGAAGGCAAGATTCGTGTTCTCGTAGCCACCGACGTAGCCGCTCGCGGTATCGATATCGAGGGTGTAACCCACGTGATCAACTACGATTTCCCTGAACATTCCGAGGACTACATCCACCGTATCGGGCGCACTGGCCGTGCCGAGGCCGAGGGAGAGGCAATCACATTCACCACCCCCGCCAACCAGCTTGCCCTGCGCAAACTCGAAAAGCTCATCCGTGTCACCCTCCCACGTAAGAAAGCACCGGGCTTCGCCTACGACAAGGAGCCGATCCAAGAGGAAGCACCCGCCCGCAAGCCTGAGAAGAAGGAAAAGAAAGACTACTTCGGCCCCTCCAAGTTCTCCCAGAAAAACAAGCCACAGCAGCGTGGAGGTAAAGCCAAGCCCGGCCGCCGTAAGCCTGCAGCCAAGAAATCAGCTCCCCGCAGAAAAAAGCGTTAG
- the murI gene encoding glutamate racemase: protein MEPCIGMLDSGVGGLSVLLEVQKLLPEHSIRYIGDSAWCPYGSKPAGLIQQRVFQLTDELIAKGANIIVVACNSATINAVEALRARYPIPFVGMEPAVKPAALLTKTGTIGILATEASIAGEKFHHLLETHAAPLKVKVITQPCPDFVTLVENGTLEGPEAEEAVRQYAMPMVEAGADTLVLGCTHYPFLRETIQKIVGNHLNIIDTGQAVAKRTQSLVPSAETEAAPSLHIQTTGPLETLEALFPKLCPGTVATLSKLEL from the coding sequence GTGGAACCTTGTATCGGAATGCTGGATTCTGGTGTGGGAGGGCTATCGGTGCTGCTGGAGGTCCAGAAGCTCTTGCCGGAACATTCCATCCGCTACATCGGCGATTCCGCCTGGTGCCCCTATGGCAGCAAGCCAGCGGGATTGATTCAGCAGAGGGTGTTTCAACTGACGGATGAGTTGATTGCCAAGGGTGCAAACATCATCGTGGTCGCCTGCAACTCTGCCACCATCAATGCTGTGGAGGCCCTGCGCGCCCGCTACCCGATCCCCTTCGTGGGTATGGAGCCAGCGGTCAAGCCTGCTGCCCTGCTTACCAAGACAGGCACCATCGGCATCCTCGCCACGGAAGCCTCCATCGCCGGGGAAAAATTCCATCATTTACTAGAGACACATGCGGCCCCCCTTAAGGTAAAAGTCATCACCCAGCCCTGTCCGGACTTTGTCACGCTGGTTGAGAACGGCACTTTAGAGGGACCTGAGGCGGAAGAAGCCGTCAGGCAATACGCTATGCCGATGGTCGAAGCCGGGGCGGACACCCTCGTTCTAGGCTGCACTCACTACCCATTTCTGCGCGAAACGATTCAGAAAATAGTTGGCAATCACCTCAATATCATCGACACAGGCCAAGCGGTAGCCAAACGCACCCAAAGTCTGGTACCATCTGCCGAGACAGAAGCTGCTCCAAGCCTCCACATCCAGACAACGGGTCCACTGGAGACCTTGGAAGCACTTTTTCCTAAACTCTGCCCCGGCACAGTAGCTACACTTTCCAAGCTAGAGCTCTGA
- a CDS encoding endonuclease/exonuclease/phosphatase family protein — translation MKSSAFSTISCILLAISYLLAPQLQAAEHAEQQLKVLNWNVYYGFDGKKTLPKASQWLKEQAPDVLALQELNGITEKQLGEYAKQWGHTHAAMNKEKGFPMGLTSNQPIEVIERAAQGYHHGFLHCKTHNIHFFVVHLWPNKPQDLDRILAKVEPLIQKKERVIILGDFNADSKHDAEFIAKQGLKDFSFDYTNKVESKGFVDLVHKHSPAAKVSFPSPFIIPKWAKNLEEVKAKHCRIDFIFASQNLAQKSTSATIHINEVLDKASDHYPVESRFSR, via the coding sequence ATGAAATCCTCTGCCTTCTCCACTATCTCGTGCATACTCTTGGCCATCAGTTACCTGCTCGCCCCCCAGCTTCAGGCCGCTGAACACGCTGAACAACAACTCAAAGTACTCAACTGGAACGTTTACTACGGCTTCGATGGAAAGAAGACTCTCCCTAAAGCCAGCCAGTGGTTGAAGGAACAGGCTCCGGATGTGCTCGCCCTACAGGAACTCAATGGAATCACGGAGAAGCAGCTCGGAGAATACGCCAAGCAATGGGGGCACACCCACGCAGCCATGAACAAGGAAAAGGGCTTCCCCATGGGCCTCACCTCCAATCAACCGATCGAGGTCATCGAGCGTGCAGCCCAAGGCTACCACCATGGGTTTCTCCACTGCAAGACGCACAACATCCACTTCTTTGTCGTCCATCTCTGGCCAAACAAGCCACAGGATCTTGACCGCATCCTCGCCAAAGTAGAGCCTCTCATCCAGAAAAAGGAGCGGGTCATCATCCTAGGTGACTTCAATGCTGACTCCAAGCACGACGCTGAATTCATTGCCAAACAAGGCCTGAAAGACTTCTCGTTCGACTACACCAATAAAGTTGAATCCAAAGGCTTCGTCGACCTGGTCCACAAACACTCCCCCGCTGCAAAGGTTTCTTTCCCCTCCCCCTTCATCATCCCCAAATGGGCCAAGAACCTGGAAGAAGTCAAAGCCAAGCACTGCCGCATCGACTTCATCTTCGCCAGCCAAAACCTCGCCCAAAAGTCCACCTCCGCCACCATCCACATCAATGAGGTGTTAGATAAAGCCTCGGACCATTATCCGGTAGAGAGTAGGTTTAGTCGATAG